The following coding sequences are from one Epilithonimonas vandammei window:
- a CDS encoding SGNH/GDSL hydrolase family protein, with protein sequence MKILTFIIILFSTMSKAQDFANFGKYQKQNQEVISQNIVPNSVLMGDSITEGWFATDPNFFTKNNFVGRGIGGQVTSQMLLRFREDVIKLKPKRVIILAGTNDIAENQGPISLDKVFGNIVSMAELAKANNIKVVLCSVLPAYDFPWRKDMQPSDKVIALNKMIKDYAQKNKITYVDYHSVLKDEKNGLSKEIAEDGIHPTKLGYEKMEAILMKNLK encoded by the coding sequence ATGAAAATCCTAACTTTTATTATCATCTTATTTTCTACAATGTCTAAAGCTCAAGACTTTGCCAATTTTGGCAAATATCAGAAACAAAATCAAGAAGTAATTTCCCAAAACATAGTCCCAAATTCTGTTTTAATGGGAGATTCCATTACAGAAGGTTGGTTTGCCACAGACCCGAATTTCTTCACTAAAAACAATTTTGTTGGACGAGGAATTGGCGGACAAGTGACTTCGCAGATGCTTTTGAGATTCCGGGAAGATGTGATTAAACTGAAACCAAAGCGTGTCATTATCCTTGCCGGAACCAATGATATTGCGGAAAATCAAGGTCCGATTTCTTTGGATAAAGTATTTGGAAATATCGTTTCTATGGCAGAATTGGCAAAAGCCAACAACATCAAAGTCGTTCTTTGTTCTGTTCTTCCGGCTTACGATTTCCCTTGGAGAAAAGATATGCAGCCTTCAGATAAAGTCATTGCACTGAATAAAATGATAAAAGATTACGCACAGAAAAACAAAATCACTTATGTCGATTATCATTCAGTTTTGAAAGACGAAAAAAATGGATTGTCAAAAGAAATCGCAGAAGACGGAATCCACCCAACCAAATTAGGTTACGAGAAAATGGAAGCCATCTTAATGAAGAATTTGAAATAA
- a CDS encoding GNAT family N-acetyltransferase, producing the protein MKTLRTTSENPDFQNLVKQLDSYLAMMDGEEHAFYHQYNKIDLLKNCVVIFDNDEAVACGAIKELDTKSMEVKRMFTLPEKRGKGLASKILNELEVWSKELGYEKIVLETGKRQTEAVALYNKCGYKIVPNYGQYIGVANSVCFEKILD; encoded by the coding sequence ATGAAAACCCTAAGAACAACCTCCGAAAACCCAGACTTTCAAAACTTAGTAAAACAATTAGATTCCTATCTTGCAATGATGGATGGCGAGGAACACGCTTTTTATCATCAATACAACAAAATAGATTTACTAAAAAACTGTGTCGTAATTTTTGATAATGATGAAGCAGTTGCCTGTGGCGCAATAAAAGAATTAGACACAAAATCTATGGAAGTGAAAAGAATGTTCACACTTCCCGAGAAACGCGGAAAAGGTTTGGCTTCTAAAATTTTAAATGAGTTAGAGGTTTGGTCTAAAGAATTAGGTTACGAAAAAATAGTTCTGGAAACTGGTAAAAGACAAACTGAAGCTGTTGCGCTTTACAACAAATGTGGCTACAAAATCGTTCCCAATTATGGTCAATATATTGGAGTTGCCAATAGTGTTTGTTTTGAGAAAATATTGGACTAA
- a CDS encoding YfiT family bacillithiol transferase, with amino-acid sequence MNLEQLKYPAGKFVKPESITKEIIDSAISEIENFPSLVKTEIQNLDEKDLQLRYRPEGWTITQVVHHCADSHINSYMRFKLALTENVPTIKPYEESLWAELPDNNLSPFVSLKLLDALHEKWVYILKSLSEEDLNKAFIHPEHSEKISLKEIS; translated from the coding sequence ATGAACTTAGAACAATTAAAATATCCGGCCGGAAAATTCGTAAAACCAGAATCCATAACAAAAGAAATCATCGATTCTGCCATTTCCGAAATTGAAAACTTTCCGAGTCTTGTAAAAACTGAAATCCAAAACCTTGACGAAAAGGATTTACAATTAAGATACAGACCGGAAGGCTGGACAATCACTCAAGTTGTTCATCATTGCGCAGACAGTCATATCAACAGTTATATGAGATTCAAATTAGCTTTGACAGAAAATGTTCCTACCATTAAACCTTACGAAGAAAGTCTTTGGGCAGAATTGCCTGATAACAATCTCTCGCCTTTTGTTTCTTTGAAATTATTAGACGCTTTGCACGAAAAATGGGTTTACATTTTAAAAAGTCTTTCTGAAGAAGATTTGAATAAAGCGTTCATTCATCCGGAACATTCAGAAAAAATCTCACTTAAAGAAATATCTTGA
- a CDS encoding DUF2059 domain-containing protein — MTKNIFILLLFWGSMALAQTSQENKIREFIKVTGVDKLGQQGANQMIDMFKENYKNIPTEFWDECKKEVSSDELVSLYIPIYAKYYSESDLDELIKFYKTPVGQKMISIMPALMQDSMNAGREWGQKLRKRVSEKINEKYNYQSPPPPLPSK, encoded by the coding sequence ATGACAAAAAATATATTTATTCTACTATTATTTTGGGGTTCAATGGCATTGGCACAAACCTCTCAAGAAAATAAAATTCGTGAATTCATAAAAGTGACTGGTGTTGACAAACTAGGACAACAAGGTGCCAATCAAATGATAGATATGTTTAAGGAAAATTATAAAAATATTCCTACAGAGTTTTGGGACGAGTGTAAAAAAGAAGTTTCATCTGATGAGCTTGTAAGCCTTTATATTCCTATCTACGCTAAATATTATTCTGAGTCAGATTTGGATGAGCTTATAAAATTTTACAAAACGCCTGTTGGACAGAAAATGATTTCTATAATGCCCGCTCTTATGCAAGACAGTATGAATGCTGGACGGGAATGGGGACAAAAATTGCGAAAAAGAGTTTCTGAAAAAATTAATGAAAAATATAACTATCAAAGCCCGCCGCCACCTCTTCCTTCAAAATAA
- the hutH gene encoding histidine ammonia-lyase — protein MIYGIDQFKYQDVLEVLKNPSKAKLNKKSKDQIIKSQQNVQQIVESDRTVYGINTGFGSLCDTKISESETAQLQHNLIISHAVGVGKPIQKDISKIMMISKIHALSKGFSGVSLDVIERLILMLELDIIPVVPEQGSVGASGDLAPLAHLVLPLLGLGQVWVNDEIKVTSEVLEKHNIQPLKLGPKEGLGLINGTQFILAHAIIGLSKFEYLLDLADLTASMSIEAYRGSASPFKKELHEIRPFDGSQKVAERMRNFLQDSDNLKSHEFCDRVQDPYSMRCVPQVHGASRNAFEHLKMMAETELNSVTDNPIVLSAEESISGGNFHGQLMALPLDYCSLAAAELGNISDRRSYLLLEGKYGLPKLLVESSGLNSGFMIPQYTSAALVTENKTLCFPASADSIPTSLGQEDHVSMGSISGRKFNQILGNLENILAIELMFAAQGLEFRRPAKCSKIVEENYDIIRSVVPKLEDDRLIGEDILKIAELIRERKFVVN, from the coding sequence ATGATTTACGGAATCGACCAATTCAAATATCAGGATGTTTTAGAGGTTTTAAAAAATCCTTCCAAAGCAAAACTTAATAAAAAATCAAAAGACCAAATCATAAAATCACAACAGAATGTTCAGCAAATCGTAGAATCGGACAGAACTGTTTATGGCATCAACACAGGATTTGGATCTCTTTGTGATACTAAGATTTCGGAATCAGAAACGGCTCAGCTTCAGCATAATTTGATAATTTCCCACGCTGTAGGTGTTGGAAAACCAATCCAAAAAGACATTTCCAAAATAATGATGATTTCCAAAATCCATGCTTTGTCGAAAGGATTTTCGGGTGTTTCTTTGGATGTTATCGAGCGATTGATTCTAATGTTGGAACTGGATATTATTCCGGTTGTTCCGGAGCAAGGCTCTGTTGGGGCATCTGGAGATTTGGCACCGTTGGCTCATTTGGTTTTGCCATTGTTAGGTTTAGGTCAGGTTTGGGTAAACGACGAAATCAAAGTTACGTCCGAAGTTTTGGAAAAACATAACATCCAACCTTTAAAACTCGGCCCGAAAGAAGGTTTAGGATTGATTAATGGAACGCAATTCATTTTAGCTCACGCCATCATCGGACTTTCAAAATTCGAATATCTTTTGGATTTGGCAGATTTAACTGCATCGATGAGCATCGAGGCTTATCGCGGTTCCGCAAGTCCGTTCAAGAAAGAGTTGCACGAGATTCGTCCGTTTGACGGAAGCCAAAAAGTGGCAGAAAGAATGCGAAATTTCCTGCAAGATTCTGATAATCTGAAGTCTCACGAATTTTGTGACCGAGTTCAAGACCCTTATTCTATGCGATGTGTTCCGCAGGTTCACGGTGCCAGCAGAAATGCCTTCGAGCATCTGAAAATGATGGCCGAGACTGAACTGAATTCCGTGACAGACAATCCGATTGTGTTGAGCGCAGAAGAATCGATTTCCGGTGGTAATTTTCACGGACAGTTGATGGCTTTGCCTTTGGATTATTGTTCATTAGCGGCGGCAGAATTAGGGAATATTTCTGACCGAAGAAGTTATCTTTTACTCGAAGGAAAATATGGTTTACCGAAATTATTAGTAGAAAGTTCCGGTCTTAATTCGGGCTTTATGATTCCGCAATATACAAGTGCAGCTTTGGTAACGGAGAACAAAACGTTGTGTTTCCCGGCATCCGCAGATTCTATACCGACAAGTTTAGGACAAGAAGACCACGTTTCTATGGGAAGTATTTCGGGGAGAAAATTCAATCAGATTTTAGGGAATCTCGAAAATATTCTAGCGATTGAGTTAATGTTCGCCGCTCAAGGTTTGGAATTCCGAAGACCTGCAAAATGTTCCAAAATTGTTGAGGAAAATTATGACATCATCCGTTCTGTTGTTCCAAAACTGGAAGACGACCGGTTGATTGGCGAAGATATTTTGAAGATTGCGGAGTTGATTAGAGAAAGAAAATTTGTAGTTAATTAA